The Metamycoplasma phocicerebrale genome includes a region encoding these proteins:
- the serS gene encoding serine--tRNA ligase, with protein MLDLKYILKNKQEVIKKLSSRNFDHSALTRIYELGDKRNELIHNLEILQAKRNKLSEEIGIKKRNKKDVNNEMEEVNTIKSKIDKLEKETNEIITLVDDLRLQIPNIPYDDVPIGKDENDNICISEHPKLGRGLVKGVKPHYEIANELEIVDFVRAVKLAKTRFALYKNDGARLVRALENFMLDTHIANGYKEIMPMHLVNSAMLYGTGQLPKFAEDLFKVENEDLWLIPTAEVPVTNFHYDEILNLDKPIKYVAYTKCFRSEAGSGGKDTKGLIRQHEFHKVELVKFTKEEDGLIEWQKTVNDAKNILELLEIPYRELLLSTGDMGFGSAKTIDLELWIPSEQRYRETSSISIYKDFQAIRAKIRYRTNDNKTKYAYTINGSGLAIDRVVAAILENYQNPDGSISVPKVLIPYMQKEIIK; from the coding sequence ATGCTAGATTTAAAATACATTTTAAAAAATAAACAAGAAGTAATTAAAAAACTTTCATCAAGAAATTTTGACCATTCTGCGCTAACTAGAATATATGAATTAGGTGATAAAAGAAATGAACTAATTCATAACCTTGAAATTTTGCAAGCAAAAAGAAACAAATTAAGCGAAGAAATAGGTATTAAAAAACGTAATAAAAAAGACGTTAATAACGAAATGGAAGAAGTCAACACAATTAAATCAAAGATTGACAAACTTGAAAAAGAAACTAATGAAATTATAACTTTGGTAGATGATTTAAGATTACAAATTCCTAACATTCCTTATGATGATGTTCCTATTGGCAAAGATGAAAATGATAATATTTGCATTTCTGAACATCCAAAATTAGGACGTGGATTAGTTAAAGGAGTCAAGCCGCATTATGAAATAGCTAATGAATTAGAAATAGTGGACTTTGTAAGAGCTGTTAAATTAGCTAAAACAAGATTTGCTTTATATAAAAATGATGGTGCAAGACTAGTAAGAGCATTAGAGAACTTTATGCTTGATACACATATTGCTAATGGATATAAAGAAATTATGCCTATGCATTTAGTAAATTCAGCTATGCTTTATGGTACTGGACAATTACCAAAATTTGCGGAAGATTTATTTAAAGTAGAAAATGAAGATTTATGATTAATTCCAACAGCAGAAGTTCCTGTTACAAACTTTCATTATGATGAAATATTAAATCTTGATAAACCTATTAAATATGTTGCTTATACTAAATGCTTTAGATCAGAAGCAGGTAGTGGTGGAAAAGATACTAAAGGATTAATTAGACAACACGAATTTCACAAAGTCGAATTGGTAAAATTTACAAAAGAAGAAGACGGATTAATAGAATGACAAAAGACCGTTAATGATGCTAAAAATATTTTAGAATTACTTGAAATTCCATATAGAGAATTGCTATTATCAACAGGAGATATGGGTTTTGGATCTGCCAAAACTATTGATCTAGAATTATGAATTCCTTCTGAACAAAGATATCGTGAAACCAGTTCAATTTCTATATATAAAGATTTTCAAGCTATTAGAGCGAAAATAAGATATAGAACTAATGATAATAAAACAAAGTATGCTTATACAATCAATGGTTCTGGTTTAGCGATTGATAGAGTAGTAGCCGCTATTCTAGAAAATTATCAAAATCCAGACGGCTCAATTAGTGTTCCTAAAGTTTTGATTCCATATATGCAAAAAGAAATAATTAAATAA
- a CDS encoding ATP-dependent DNA helicase has protein sequence MENESSKITGKFTKILWQSKDSKTIIAAFFVIKNDDLRPVQVNKYGSISITLRDNLFKGLSLILNDATYEIFVLKNNLSKYQDSYNIDYNVAILPAKEENSENFNYLVKVLKLPMFKNLLDSKANLLVSELKEDVFGKIIDSKNIVQGETYGIKNEEWVLIKSIIKDNLNYLKDVALLFKINVSLVFYKRITKKFSNLEEFLKEYQSNPYQYYFDVDEEYRVRLSDLDKIVNYFNKDAKKHKDSTYLYQFVQQYFFNTGNTRIKKENFFHEIINSSFDINLIKEEKEFEKAKNMLLEQRLLIELEYEDGIYLTTRDLIYMEKYIIKRLSHIEDLKVSFNINYSPSMAFHEIQAEAIKAALDDKLVLITGNPGTGKTLITNEIINHLLTKYQKEDIAVLTPTGRATININAKQNTTKAQTIHSLLQWDPDNNKFYVNEKNPISIECLIIDEFSMVPLELFYSLMRGITRKSLKKIILVGDKDQLPAIGSGYLINDFIQSNIFKTISLTKIYRQSENYEIVSDALKINEGKMPSFKGSNSQLIECKREHLKDELLKKVKELLEKGFDKQDIAVLSPMYKYDTGIDELNNALNSFYRKKEQAEIIKYKDHSFSIGDKVINLINDSKMKVFNGEIGFISRFTFSKAETSSEKRLTHISVDFEGDEKTVVYSRAEFLENTYPAYCTSVHKYQGSECKAVIVVLFSEAKKLLSKKLIYTAITRAKQYSVIIGEKNALRFGIEKDDDSKRITNIQYLWERRK, from the coding sequence ATGGAAAATGAATCATCGAAAATAACTGGCAAATTTACCAAAATATTATGACAATCTAAAGATAGCAAAACTATAATTGCTGCTTTTTTTGTTATAAAAAACGATGATTTAAGACCTGTTCAAGTAAATAAATATGGTTCAATATCAATAACTTTAAGAGACAATCTTTTTAAAGGTTTGAGTTTAATTTTAAATGATGCAACATATGAAATTTTTGTCCTTAAAAATAATTTATCAAAATATCAAGATAGTTACAACATAGATTATAATGTAGCCATTTTGCCTGCTAAAGAAGAAAATTCAGAAAATTTTAACTATTTAGTAAAAGTTTTAAAATTGCCTATGTTTAAAAATTTATTAGATTCTAAAGCAAATTTATTAGTATCTGAACTTAAAGAAGATGTTTTTGGCAAAATAATTGACTCAAAAAATATTGTTCAAGGCGAGACTTATGGTATTAAAAACGAGGAATGAGTTTTAATAAAATCGATAATTAAAGATAATTTAAATTATTTGAAAGATGTAGCCCTGCTTTTTAAAATAAATGTAAGTTTAGTTTTTTATAAAAGAATCACTAAAAAATTTAGTAACTTAGAAGAATTTTTAAAAGAATATCAATCTAATCCTTATCAATATTATTTTGATGTTGATGAAGAATATAGAGTTAGATTGTCTGATCTAGATAAAATAGTAAATTATTTTAATAAAGATGCTAAAAAACATAAAGATTCTACTTATTTATATCAATTTGTTCAACAATATTTTTTTAATACTGGTAATACTAGAATAAAAAAAGAAAATTTTTTTCATGAAATAATAAATTCTAGTTTTGATATTAATTTAATTAAGGAAGAAAAAGAGTTTGAAAAAGCTAAAAACATGTTGTTAGAGCAAAGACTTTTAATAGAATTAGAATATGAAGATGGGATTTATTTAACTACTAGAGATTTAATATATATGGAAAAGTATATTATTAAAAGACTAAGCCATATTGAAGATTTAAAGGTATCTTTTAATATAAATTATTCTCCTTCTATGGCGTTTCATGAAATTCAAGCTGAGGCAATAAAAGCAGCACTAGATGACAAATTGGTATTAATAACAGGTAACCCTGGTACGGGAAAAACATTAATAACCAATGAAATAATAAATCATTTGCTAACTAAATATCAAAAAGAAGATATTGCAGTTTTGACGCCAACAGGAAGAGCTACAATTAATATTAATGCAAAGCAAAATACCACAAAAGCCCAAACAATACATAGTTTGTTACAATGAGACCCAGATAATAATAAGTTTTATGTAAATGAAAAAAATCCAATTTCTATAGAATGTTTAATAATAGATGAATTTTCTATGGTTCCACTTGAATTGTTTTATTCTTTAATGAGAGGAATAACTCGTAAGTCACTTAAAAAAATAATTTTAGTTGGTGATAAAGATCAATTGCCTGCGATAGGTAGTGGTTATTTAATTAATGATTTTATTCAATCAAATATATTTAAAACTATCTCTTTAACAAAAATATATAGACAATCAGAAAATTATGAAATAGTTAGTGATGCTTTAAAAATTAATGAAGGAAAAATGCCTAGTTTTAAAGGTTCTAATTCCCAACTAATAGAATGTAAAAGAGAACATTTAAAGGACGAACTATTAAAAAAAGTAAAAGAACTTTTAGAAAAAGGTTTTGATAAACAAGATATAGCAGTGTTAAGCCCAATGTATAAATATGATACAGGCATAGATGAACTTAATAATGCTTTAAATAGTTTTTATAGAAAAAAAGAACAAGCTGAAATTATAAAATATAAAGATCACTCTTTTTCTATAGGTGACAAAGTAATCAATTTAATTAATGATTCAAAAATGAAAGTCTTTAATGGAGAAATAGGCTTTATTTCTAGGTTTACATTCTCAAAAGCAGAAACTTCTAGTGAAAAAAGATTAACTCATATATCAGTTGATTTTGAGGGCGATGAAAAAACAGTAGTTTATTCAAGAGCAGAATTTCTAGAAAACACCTATCCCGCTTATTGCACAAGTGTGCATAAGTACCAGGGTAGTGAGTGTAAGGCTGTTATTGTAGTATTATTTTCAGAAGCAAAAAAATTATTAAGCAAAAAACTAATATATACAGCAATAACAAGAGCAAAACAATACAGTGTTATTATTGGCGAAAAAAACGCTTTAAGATTTGGTATAGAAAAAGATGATGATTCTAAAAGAATAACTAATATTCAATATTTGTGAGAAAGAAGGAAATAA
- the pth gene encoding aminoacyl-tRNA hydrolase, whose translation MKLIVGLGNPGKEYEKTRHNVGFMVLDKLSQKLKAPMTIKKFNGIYFKDKEMILAKPLTYMNNSGEFVKDIVDYYNINVDDILLVYDDIDTELGKIIIRQQGSAGGHNGVKSIINNLDTNEIKRIKMGIGRDENLINFVLGKFSFEDSKIIEKAIDEVVEAIIQYINNDIRYVMNKYSNKKYGEQ comes from the coding sequence ATGAAATTAATTGTAGGTTTAGGTAATCCTGGAAAAGAATATGAAAAAACTAGACATAATGTTGGGTTTATGGTTTTGGATAAACTTTCTCAGAAATTAAAAGCTCCAATGACTATTAAAAAATTTAATGGTATATATTTTAAAGACAAGGAAATGATACTTGCTAAGCCATTAACTTATATGAATAATAGCGGTGAATTTGTTAAAGATATTGTTGATTATTACAATATAAATGTTGATGATATCCTTCTAGTTTATGATGATATAGATACTGAATTAGGCAAAATTATAATTCGTCAACAAGGTTCAGCCGGCGGCCATAATGGAGTAAAAAGTATTATTAACAACCTTGATACCAATGAAATTAAAAGAATAAAAATGGGTATTGGAAGAGACGAGAATTTAATAAATTTTGTTTTAGGTAAATTTAGTTTTGAAGATTCTAAAATTATAGAAAAAGCAATAGATGAGGTAGTAGAAGCAATTATTCAATATATAAACAATGACATTCGTTATGTAATGAATAAGTATTCTAATAAAAAATATGGAGAACAATAA
- the tilS gene encoding tRNA lysidine(34) synthetase TilS, whose product MENNNILKLKQQLYKEFEKYKINLNSKFIIGVSGGPDSMWLLSLLKDLDIYVATVNYNKREDAWKDQKIVEDYCKLNKINYEVLVLKHEENQKGNFQEIARIERYDFYKKLYDKYGVDYLILAHHKDDSLETFLFQKQSNRQPRQYGILINSQVSGMNIFRPMINLWYKSEIKDFCDKNKIEYAIDSTNDQPIYTRNKIRIQLKKNTIEEKNILFNSMININNKLKEKFLVIDKEYFKFAKNNFNYKKINLTHKYINEILFLFIHKNTKNITLSHNKIELLKKFINSEKNYKMFKLSDHAFVYKEDSLLKIKEN is encoded by the coding sequence ATGGAGAACAATAATATTCTAAAATTAAAACAACAACTTTATAAAGAATTTGAAAAATATAAAATCAATTTGAATTCAAAATTTATTATTGGAGTAAGTGGAGGCCCAGATTCAATGTGGCTTTTAAGCTTACTTAAAGATTTAGATATTTATGTTGCAACTGTTAACTATAATAAAAGAGAGGATGCTTGAAAAGATCAAAAAATTGTAGAAGACTATTGTAAATTAAATAAAATAAATTATGAAGTTTTAGTTCTAAAACACGAAGAAAACCAAAAAGGTAATTTTCAAGAAATAGCTCGTATTGAAAGATATGATTTTTATAAAAAATTATATGATAAATATGGTGTTGATTATTTAATTTTAGCCCATCATAAAGATGATAGTTTAGAAACTTTTTTGTTTCAAAAACAATCTAATAGACAACCTAGACAATATGGCATTTTAATAAATTCTCAAGTAAGTGGAATGAATATTTTTAGACCAATGATTAATTTGTGATATAAAAGCGAAATTAAAGATTTTTGTGATAAAAACAAAATTGAATATGCTATAGATTCTACAAACGACCAACCAATTTATACTAGAAACAAAATAAGAATTCAATTGAAAAAAAATACAATTGAAGAAAAAAATATTTTATTTAATTCAATGATAAATATTAATAATAAATTAAAAGAAAAATTTTTAGTAATTGATAAAGAATATTTCAAATTTGCTAAAAATAATTTTAATTATAAAAAAATTAATTTAACCCATAAGTATATAAATGAAATTTTATTTTTATTTATACATAAAAATACAAAAAACATAACTTTGAGCCATAATAAAATAGAACTTCTAAAAAAATTTATAAATTCAGAAAAAAACTATAAAATGTTTAAACTGTCTGATCATGCCTTTGTTTATAAAGAAGACAGTTTATTAAAAATTAAAGAAAACTAA
- the ftsH gene encoding ATP-dependent zinc metalloprotease FtsH — MDKNDRPKQPKEKRRLGLLGIVGIFIGIVALIVLIMIAIDQIRAASIQYQDLQFLEKVIKETTKSTTDSLYISQWIENTYGDTISITINGTQAELQGLIGNINYPYTTYSFTVNVSGLIERELPKAIIGWAGGAIDYLTVLKNAATHTGGQGIISATPIPKAGIYDKYISPAISFVFFGVLIIALLMSLRMYSKRGLGGELTGFGGKSLAQRVYTDKRFSDVAGNEEVKEEVIELVDYLKNPKKYDAAGARIPKGILLGGPPGTGKTLLAKATAGEANVPFFFISASNFVEMFVGLGAKRVRDMFEEARKNAPAIIFIDELDAVGRSRGAGIGGGNDEREQTLNQLLVEMDGIKENSGILIMAATNRSDVLDPALLRPGRFDRIITVSLPDIKEREAILKLHSRGKQIDPKINFAQIARRTPGFSGAQLENVINEASLLSVRERSKFITLEQIDEAIDRVMSGPAKKSRTISEKENIAVAYHEAGHAVVGIKLKGGNKVQKITIIPRGQAGGYNLMMPEEEKYNRSKSELIAIITSFMGGRVAEAIIYGKDNVSTGASDDISRATTLARRMVTEWGLSDLGPIKYEEDTSNPFLGRDYMKNASFSSKVGQEIDEEIRKIILTAEKKAHQIISENRELLELIKDALIIKETIVAEEIEYIAKNMKLPEAITKTKESLKEEYSEQDFDVLFNEVSGKKKITKDKYKKDLDSELKKHSIKDSNEDESKDDKKSDKK; from the coding sequence ATGGATAAAAACGATAGACCAAAACAACCAAAAGAAAAAAGAAGACTTGGTCTTTTAGGTATTGTTGGTATTTTTATTGGTATTGTTGCACTTATTGTTTTAATAATGATAGCAATTGATCAAATTAGAGCTGCTTCTATACAGTATCAAGATTTGCAATTTTTAGAAAAAGTAATTAAAGAAACTACAAAAAGTACAACAGATTCATTATATATTTCACAATGAATAGAAAATACTTATGGTGACACAATTTCAATTACAATTAATGGAACTCAGGCTGAATTGCAAGGTTTAATTGGAAATATAAATTATCCTTACACAACTTATTCCTTTACAGTTAATGTCAGTGGATTAATTGAAAGAGAATTACCTAAAGCAATAATTGGATGAGCAGGCGGAGCAATAGATTATCTTACAGTTCTTAAGAATGCTGCAACACATACAGGAGGCCAAGGTATAATAAGTGCAACTCCTATTCCAAAAGCAGGAATTTATGATAAATATATAAGTCCAGCTATTAGCTTTGTTTTCTTTGGAGTTTTAATTATTGCTCTTCTTATGAGCTTAAGAATGTATTCAAAGAGAGGATTGGGAGGAGAATTAACTGGTTTTGGTGGAAAATCTTTAGCTCAAAGAGTTTATACAGATAAAAGATTTTCAGATGTTGCTGGAAATGAAGAAGTTAAAGAAGAAGTTATTGAATTAGTTGATTATTTAAAAAATCCTAAAAAATATGACGCTGCAGGAGCTAGAATACCTAAAGGTATCTTATTGGGTGGCCCTCCAGGAACAGGTAAAACTTTATTAGCTAAAGCAACTGCTGGTGAAGCAAACGTACCATTCTTCTTTATTTCTGCTTCAAACTTTGTGGAAATGTTTGTTGGGTTAGGTGCTAAGCGTGTTAGAGACATGTTTGAAGAAGCTCGTAAAAACGCACCCGCAATAATTTTTATTGATGAATTAGATGCAGTTGGAAGATCTAGAGGAGCTGGTATTGGTGGTGGAAATGATGAAAGAGAACAAACACTTAACCAATTATTAGTTGAAATGGATGGTATTAAGGAAAATAGCGGCATTCTAATAATGGCTGCTACCAATAGATCCGATGTATTAGACCCGGCCTTATTGAGACCAGGACGTTTTGATAGAATTATTACTGTTTCTTTACCAGATATTAAAGAAAGAGAAGCAATTTTAAAATTACATTCTCGGGGCAAACAAATCGATCCAAAAATTAATTTTGCCCAAATAGCAAGAAGAACACCAGGGTTCTCAGGTGCTCAATTAGAAAATGTTATAAATGAAGCTTCATTGTTAAGTGTTAGAGAAAGATCTAAATTTATAACATTAGAACAAATTGATGAAGCAATAGATAGAGTTATGTCAGGCCCAGCTAAAAAATCTAGAACAATTTCAGAAAAAGAAAACATTGCTGTTGCTTACCATGAAGCCGGGCATGCTGTTGTAGGTATTAAATTAAAAGGTGGTAATAAGGTTCAAAAAATTACCATTATACCTCGTGGACAAGCAGGTGGTTATAATTTAATGATGCCTGAAGAAGAGAAATATAATCGTTCAAAATCTGAATTAATTGCGATTATTACTTCATTTATGGGTGGTAGAGTTGCCGAAGCTATTATTTATGGAAAAGATAATGTTTCAACTGGAGCCAGTGATGATATTTCTAGAGCAACTACCTTAGCTAGAAGAATGGTAACTGAATGAGGTTTATCTGATTTAGGTCCTATTAAATATGAAGAAGATACTTCTAATCCATTTTTAGGTAGAGACTATATGAAAAATGCTTCATTTTCAAGCAAGGTTGGTCAAGAAATTGATGAAGAAATTAGAAAAATAATTTTAACTGCCGAGAAAAAAGCACATCAAATTATTTCGGAAAATCGTGAGTTATTAGAATTAATAAAAGATGCCTTAATTATTAAAGAAACTATAGTAGCTGAAGAAATTGAATATATAGCAAAAAATATGAAATTACCAGAAGCTATTACCAAAACAAAAGAATCATTAAAAGAAGAATATTCTGAACAAGATTTTGATGTTTTATTTAATGAAGTATCTGGCAAAAAGAAAATTACTAAAGATAAATATAAAAAAGATTTAGATTCTGAATTAAAAAAACACTCTATTAAAGATTCAAACGAAGATGAGTCAAAAGATGATAAAAAAAGCGACAAAAAATAA
- a CDS encoding variable surface lipoprotein — MKKSLKILLPLSGSLALATPLVAISCTNTEEKNC, encoded by the coding sequence ATGAAAAAAAGTTTAAAAATTTTATTACCTTTATCAGGATCATTAGCATTAGCAACTCCATTAGTTGCCATATCTTGTACAAATACCGAAGAAAAAAATTGTTAG